GCTCGTATTTCCAGTACCGGTACAGGTAAAGCCGCCCGTCCTCGTCAAGGACGAGGGGGCGAAACTCTCCCGGAGAGCCCACGACCGAAGTCTGCGAGAGGTGCCCCCGCAGCTCTTCCAGCGACGGGACAGGATAGAGTTCCCCGTCGACCTCGATCTCCGCGCCTGCGATGTCGCCGAGGTTGAGGCAGATATTGCCTCCGGCGACGGCGTTGCTGGCGAGGGAGACGGCGTGCCAGAGCCACGGGCTTGCCGACCCCGCCTCCCTGGCAATGAAATCGGCAAAGTGCCTGTCGGTGGCATTGAGTACAAAAGGTGTGTTCACCGCTTACCCTCCGGCCTCGATGAGGCAACTTGTCAGCTCGTCGATCATCTCCCGCGGCGGCGTATCCCTGAAGATGCCGAATTCCTCACCGCGGTCCTTCCGCACGCCGCGCAGGAAGAAGTAGAGGACTCCACCGAAGTGGCTCTCGTAGCTGTAGCCCGGTACGCGGAGCTTCAGGAAACGGTTCAGCGCCACGGTGTACAGCAGGTACTGCAGGGGGTAGAGCTTCTGCTCCATGGCACCGGCCAGACGCTCGGGGCGGTAATCCTCCACCTGGTTACCCAGGTGGTTGGACTTCCAGTCCACGAGGTAGAAGCGCCCGTCGTGCTCGAAGACAAGGTCGATGAAGCCCCGCACCATCCCCTTTGCGGGGCGAAACCTCAGCTGGGAGCAAAGGGCGAGGAGGTCCACCGCACGGTGCTGTCCGCTCCATTTCTGGAAGTAGCTCTTCAGGTTCCCGGAGGTAACAAAGCGCAATGGAAAGAAAAACTCGAGCTCGCTCAGCCATTTGTCCTGCTGGAGGTCGGAGAGGGAAAAAGTACCCCCCGGGGCGGCAAGGGGGGCCGTCACCACGTTTCGCACCATGGAGCTGATGGACGGAGCCCACTCGTCGCTGAAGTGATGCGCCTCGAGGCATGTCCGCACCAGATCCGCCGTCTTCTCCTCGGAAGCTCCGGCAAAATCGAGCTTCTCGAATATCTCGTGCAGGAAGATACCGGCGCGGGCGCCGCGCGGGAAGGTAAAGATGCTCATCCCCTGCGGCTCCGGAGGAGGGGCGGCGGGAATCTGCGCCTCACCCTCGCCGCTCTGGTCGCGGTCCGGAAGTTCCGCGCCCCCGTCGTGCGCCGCAAAGGAGGTAAAGCTGGAAACGCGCCAGTCGCGGTCGATGTGACGGCTGAAGGAAAGCGCGCTGAACGCCTCCTCACCCCCCTTCATGGGAGAGAAAGGCTCCGCATCCGGCTCGGGCAAGGGGGAGACGGAGATCGCCCCCGGATTGCGCCCCGCCACGTCCCGGAGCTGCTGCACCATACCGGCACAGGAGAGCTTCTTTACCTCTCTCGCGAGGCTCCCCACCACGTCGGTTGAGGTGCGCGTCTCGGTGGAGGCATGGAAAAGATAGGCAAGGGGGGAGGTCTCCGGCCGGTTGCGCCCGGTCTTGTCGGCAATCCTCCCGCCAACGACATAGCAGCGAAACTTGGCCCGGGTAAGCGCCACATAGAGGAGGCGCAGGTTCTCCGCGAGGGACTCCTTCTGCGCCAGGAGCTCGTTGCGGGAGCGATCGGGTGAGCCGAAGTCCTTGATGAGGCGGTAATCGTCGTGGAAGGTGATGATCTCGTCGCCGGAGCGGATCCCCCCCCACAGGAAGGGGCAAAAGACGACGGGGTACTCCAGCCCCTTGCTGACGTGGATGGTGAGGATCTTCACCGCCTTCTCGTCGGTCTCCAGGCGGATCTGGTACTCCTCCGCGGCATCCTCCGCGCTTATCCGCTCCCCGAACCAGGTGACGGCACCCTCCGCGCCGAGACTCCTCTCCTGGGTGGCGGCGTGCAGAATCTCGAAGCAGTGCAGGAGGTTGGTGAGTCGCCTCTCGCCGTCGCTCCTGGCAAGGAGCCTTCCGCGCACCCCTTCCCTCGACATAAGCGCCTGCACCATGACCATGAATCCGCGCTCGACCCAGAGCTGGTGGTACTCGCGAAACCTCGCCAGCCACTCTTCCCAGCGAGGCTCGTCCTCCAGAAGTTCCGCGATGCCGTCGCCGCTCACCCCGAGGATGTCGATGACGAGCGCGGCGCGCACCTTCGGCTCGCTCCCCGGAGATGCGAGCGCGGCGAGAAGGGTACAGAGCTCGCGCGCCTCGCGGCTGGTGAGAACGCTCTTGTCGCTGCGCATGACGCTCGGAATGGAGAGCGCGGAGAGCGCCTCCTGCATGCAGGCGGCCTGCCGGTGGCTGCGCACGATGACTGCGATGTGTTCAGGAAGAAGGGGCTTTTCTCCGATGAGCGCCTTTCCCTGCGCTCCATCCCTCAGAAGGCGTGCGATCTCGGCGGCGACCGCTCCGGGGACGATGTCGTTTGCCACCCCCACATTCACTTCCCTGCCGTTGTGCACCTCCGGGAGATGCCAAAGCTGCAGCGGCGCGTCGTCGGCGTCGGGGAGGACCAGGCGGTCCCCCCCTTCCTTCTTCCCGTACTTCACCGGATGGTAGGAGATCTGGCCGAAGATGAAGGGACGGAGGTCGTCTTCAAAGACGGTATTGAAGGCATCGAGGAGGCGCGGAGTAGAGCGCCAGTTGCTGGTGAGGGTAAAGCGGCGCTCTTCCTCCACATCGGCGGCCGCCTCTAGGTAGGCGAAGATGTCCGCACCGCGAAAGCTGTAGATCGCCTGCTTCGGATCGCCGATCAGAAAGAGGGGTGAGTCGGCGTCCGAGTAGATGGTGCGAAAGATGTCGAACTGCACCGGGTCCGTGTCCTGGAACTCGTCGATAAGCGCGGCGCGGTACTTTTGGCGCAGGGCAAGGGCCAGGTCGGCGCCCCTCTCGCTCTTGAGCGCATCGTAGAGGGAGGTGAGGAGGTCGTCGAAACAGCGGACGTTGCGCTCTCTCTTCCGTGCCGGAAGGCGTTCGCGGGCAAAGTCCAGAAGCTCGCACTTCAGCGCGAGGAATCTGCGCTCGAGAATGGTCAGTAGCTCCTCGCAACGCTCGAAGAAACGGTGCTCAGGAGCGGCTCCGCTCGGCTTTTTGCCTGCCAGGATGCCGCTCACGGTGAACTTCTCGAAGCCCGCGCAAACCTCGTACGGCTGCGCCCCGCGCAGGTAGCACTCCATCGCGTCGAAAAGCTCGGGGAGGGAGTCGGGATGATATTTCCCCTGCGCGCGGGAGAGCCCCTTGTGCGTCTCCAGGAGCTCCCTGACCTCTTCGTGCGCCCCCTGCCACAGAGCCGCCACTGCCGCAAATGCCTCCCGACACTCCGTCTCGAGCGCTGGAAGCCCGGCCAGATCGAAATGCGGCACCACCTCCAGCTTCGGGTTCCCGAGCATACCTTTGAGGAAGCCGACGAAGTAGGGTGGGGAAAGACCTTTGCGGAGGGCATAGCTCAAAAGAGGTGCAGGGTCGGCAAAGAAGTGGCTGCGCCAGAAGTCATCGACAATCTCCTGCAGGAGATCGGACTGGTCTGTGACGAGCTCCGTATCGTAGAGAGAGCCGCTCTCGAAGGCGTTATCCTGCAGAGCCCTGAGGCAGAAGCCGTGTATGGTGAAAATGGAGGCGAGGTCGAACGATTTGAGGGCGCGGTCGAGCCGGTCGCGTGCGACCTCCGGACACGGTCCCTTGCCGCTGGCGTTCTGCGCCAGTCCGGAGAGGAAGAGGTCATCGGTGGCGGCTCCGTCGAAAACGGAGAGGGCCTCGCGGATACGGGCGCGGATACGGCCGCGAAGCTCCTCCGTGGCGGCCTCCGTGTAGGTCACCACGAGGATCTTTTCCGGCGGGAGATCGAGCTCCACAAGGAGGCGCAGGTACAGGCAGGCGATGGCGTACGTCTTCCCCGTCCCGGCGCTCGCCTCGATGAGATTCCTGCCGGAGAGGTCAATATGTAGGTGATCGAGCTCTTTCATGGCACCCTGCCTTAAGGAGTAGTGGCGCATTCCGGCGGGACCTCCCGGATCGGCTCTGTCATGCCGGGAACGCCTTGCGGCTTATCCCGGCCTACAGGTCGGACATGTACATCTCGTCGTCCCCGGACTACGCCTTCTGTTGCGTTCTCAAACTCGTTCCCAAGCTCCAGCTTGGGGACGGAATTGCCAGCGAGGCCCAGCCTCGCCTATTGCGCCAGCGACCCACCGCTCACGCGGATGCAAAGCCGGAGCTTTGCACCCAGGTGCGTTCCCAAGATGACCCTGGGAACGAGTTGTCTACTCGTTCCCAAGCTCCAGCTTGGGGACGCAATTGCCCGCGAGGCTCAGCCTCGCCTCTTTCGACAGCGATAGATTATCCGCTGACGCGGATGCAAAGCCGGAGCTTTGCACCCAGGTGCGTTCCCAGGATGACCCTGGGAACGAGTTGTACGTGTTGTACGTGTTGTACGAGTTGTACATCCCATGGGGGCGTTCAGCCTTTCTTTGCGCCCTTTGCGTCTTTGCGGTTCGTGATTTTGCCTTTACGACCTGTGCTGCACGAGAGGACCCAGAAGCTCTTGTGCCAGCCGCTCGAAGCTCTCGTCCAGAGGGTCCTCTTCCTGCCCGAAGCAGAGCTGGAAGTGGGGATCCTCTTCCTCCCCCTTATAAAACCCCGTCTCCCACTTCTTCCGGGCCATCTCCACATCGCCGTTTCGGCAGACGTATTCCATGGAGGAGGTCGGAAAGAAGCGCAGTGGCATCTTCAGCCCTTCCCAGTAGCACTCCAGAAGGGAGGCGAGAAGCTCTGCTGCGTTCTCCACCGGCGCGAAGGTCACCACTGCATTTTTCATGATGACGATACTCTCCCGCGGGTACCCCTCCGGCGCAAATGCGTTCAGCGCGAGGTGCTCGATCCACCCCTTGATCTCGTCCTTTGCCTTCAGGTTGGCGCAGCGGTGCACGATCTTTCGCTTGCTCCAGATTCCCCCTACCCGCCCGGAAAGGCGGAAATCCCCCAGCACCTCATCGAAAACGAAGGGAGGAAGCTCCTTTTGCCCGGCACACTGCTCCTCGATCTTCTCCACGAGCGACTCAACCTCCGCGACGGCGTCGGCAAAGACGATTTCCCCATGGCGCGCAGGAGGGAGAAGACCGCGGCAGCGCGCTATGGTGCAGAAAGGATCGAGCTCTGCTCCAGCCAGCTTCTTTTCCAGGAGCTCCTGGTTGAGCCCGTATGCGTCGAGCCCGTCCACCGCAAAGACTTCTCGCTCAGGAAGGGGCGTTGCCACGTCCTCGAGCCTTATCTCCAGCCGGTTTTCCAGAAGAAAACGCGCCGGATTGGCGAAAAAACGCACCAGCTGCAACAGATCCACCTCGCGCATCTCTCTCGGCGGCTCCTTGAGCGGCGCTGAGATGAATTCGGTGCGGGAGGCGACGGCTGCCGCGGCTTCCTTCACTGCATCGCAGTTTTCCGTCGAGTAGCTGAAGAGCCCGGAGCCGTCGAAGTAGCTTCGGCTGAATGCCTGCAGCCGGTGCTTTGTCACCAGCCGCTCCTCGACCTTTCGTCCCGGTGCCTCGAAGGAGCCCTCCACGGCATCGAGGAATTCGCTTACCACCACCGACGGTGGAATGGTGCTGTTGTCCTTGATGCTTTGCCCCACGTAGCTCATGTACAGATATTTTCGGGCCGAGAGGAGGCACTCCAGGAAGAGGTACCGGTACTCGTCCCGCGCCGACCGGTCGCCGCGCTGCGGGTCTTGCGCGATGAGATCGAAGCCGGTGGAGCGGCTCTGGGGGGGGAAGGCGTTGTCGCTCATGCCGACGAGCGCCACCACGGAAAAGGGGATCGATCGCATCGGCACCATCGCGCAGAAGGTCACCCCGCCGGTGAGGAAGCCGACACCCTGCTCGGCTTCGCTCAAGCGGGAGGAAATCCACGACCTGATGACGGAGAGGTCCACCTCTTCTGCAAAGGAGGTCCTCGCTGCGGCTTCCTCCAGCGACTGGACGATCCGGTTCACCGTCGCGACCTCGTGCGCGAGGTCGTCGCCTGTCTCCACGAAGTCGGCGATCATTTCCTTCAGGACACTTCCCCACTCGCGGAGAGAGCGCTTCCGGCAGAGGATGTCGCAGAGCTTCACCACGCGGCGGACGAACTCCG
The DNA window shown above is from Geomonas sp. RF6 and carries:
- the recB gene encoding exodeoxyribonuclease V subunit beta translates to MKELDHLHIDLSGRNLIEASAGTGKTYAIACLYLRLLVELDLPPEKILVVTYTEAATEELRGRIRARIREALSVFDGAATDDLFLSGLAQNASGKGPCPEVARDRLDRALKSFDLASIFTIHGFCLRALQDNAFESGSLYDTELVTDQSDLLQEIVDDFWRSHFFADPAPLLSYALRKGLSPPYFVGFLKGMLGNPKLEVVPHFDLAGLPALETECREAFAAVAALWQGAHEEVRELLETHKGLSRAQGKYHPDSLPELFDAMECYLRGAQPYEVCAGFEKFTVSGILAGKKPSGAAPEHRFFERCEELLTILERRFLALKCELLDFARERLPARKRERNVRCFDDLLTSLYDALKSERGADLALALRQKYRAALIDEFQDTDPVQFDIFRTIYSDADSPLFLIGDPKQAIYSFRGADIFAYLEAAADVEEERRFTLTSNWRSTPRLLDAFNTVFEDDLRPFIFGQISYHPVKYGKKEGGDRLVLPDADDAPLQLWHLPEVHNGREVNVGVANDIVPGAVAAEIARLLRDGAQGKALIGEKPLLPEHIAVIVRSHRQAACMQEALSALSIPSVMRSDKSVLTSREARELCTLLAALASPGSEPKVRAALVIDILGVSGDGIAELLEDEPRWEEWLARFREYHQLWVERGFMVMVQALMSREGVRGRLLARSDGERRLTNLLHCFEILHAATQERSLGAEGAVTWFGERISAEDAAEEYQIRLETDEKAVKILTIHVSKGLEYPVVFCPFLWGGIRSGDEIITFHDDYRLIKDFGSPDRSRNELLAQKESLAENLRLLYVALTRAKFRCYVVGGRIADKTGRNRPETSPLAYLFHASTETRTSTDVVGSLAREVKKLSCAGMVQQLRDVAGRNPGAISVSPLPEPDAEPFSPMKGGEEAFSALSFSRHIDRDWRVSSFTSFAAHDGGAELPDRDQSGEGEAQIPAAPPPEPQGMSIFTFPRGARAGIFLHEIFEKLDFAGASEEKTADLVRTCLEAHHFSDEWAPSISSMVRNVVTAPLAAPGGTFSLSDLQQDKWLSELEFFFPLRFVTSGNLKSYFQKWSGQHRAVDLLALCSQLRFRPAKGMVRGFIDLVFEHDGRFYLVDWKSNHLGNQVEDYRPERLAGAMEQKLYPLQYLLYTVALNRFLKLRVPGYSYESHFGGVLYFFLRGVRKDRGEEFGIFRDTPPREMIDELTSCLIEAGG
- the recC gene encoding exodeoxyribonuclease V subunit gamma; the protein is MPLKIYTSNRMENLVDALSGVLAKPLSSPFAPEFLVVQSKGMERWAAMELAKRLGIWANCKYFFPKVMVWELFRKTLPNLSETSFFNPDLMAWKIMMLLPLFLNRPEFAPLRHYLRDDRDGLKRFQLAGKIAGVFEEYTVFRPDLLLSWEGAEGGDWQEILWREVARCGNGQHRARLKEDFLKLLAEGEIGRNALPERITVFGISYLPNYHMDLLAQVAEHRDVHLFLLSPCREYWVDIVSAREKARRAPEAREYLVEGNPLLASLGRLARDFSNTVISCGAVSEDTDLYEDPGSGTLLAALQSDVLNLRGREGDRPRRTIAPDDASVQIHSCHSRMREIEVLHDNLLSLLDKDPTLNCWDIVVMTTDIERYAPYISMVFDGCQDPARRIPFSIADRNLSSQGVVAAALLKLLALPGTRLTVTSVFDILESLPVRTRFDLEAQELDLVRSWIEDTRIRWGVDEEHRAGLGLPPYRDNSWRAGLDRLLLGYAMPEEGHQLFNGILPYDEMEGGSAETLGKFAEFVRRVVKLCDILCRKRSLREWGSVLKEMIADFVETGDDLAHEVATVNRIVQSLEEAAARTSFAEEVDLSVIRSWISSRLSEAEQGVGFLTGGVTFCAMVPMRSIPFSVVALVGMSDNAFPPQSRSTGFDLIAQDPQRGDRSARDEYRYLFLECLLSARKYLYMSYVGQSIKDNSTIPPSVVVSEFLDAVEGSFEAPGRKVEERLVTKHRLQAFSRSYFDGSGLFSYSTENCDAVKEAAAAVASRTEFISAPLKEPPREMREVDLLQLVRFFANPARFLLENRLEIRLEDVATPLPEREVFAVDGLDAYGLNQELLEKKLAGAELDPFCTIARCRGLLPPARHGEIVFADAVAEVESLVEKIEEQCAGQKELPPFVFDEVLGDFRLSGRVGGIWSKRKIVHRCANLKAKDEIKGWIEHLALNAFAPEGYPRESIVIMKNAVVTFAPVENAAELLASLLECYWEGLKMPLRFFPTSSMEYVCRNGDVEMARKKWETGFYKGEEEDPHFQLCFGQEEDPLDESFERLAQELLGPLVQHRS